The Deltaproteobacteria bacterium DNA segment GGCATAATTTCTAAAAACCAATGGTAGTAATCATCACACTTTTCTGTAAAGGGGGCATTCTGGAGAACAAAGTTATAGGGAGGATTGTCTAAAGCTTTGGCCAATTTTTTTATCGCAGACTTTAATATGCTCGCGAAATCATTGTATGTTTTCTCATCCTGTTGTTCATAATGGGTTTGGTGTTCCCTGGGTATTATTTGCATTTCAAATGGGAAACGAGAGGCGAAAGGACATAGAGACACAAAACTATCATTTTCCTCAACAATTCTTTCTTGCGAATAAAGCTCTTGCTGCAGCATGTCGCATATTGCACATCTACCCCTGTAATCATAGTATATTTCTGCTCCCTTTATATTTTCGCTTACTCTTTTAGGTAAAATAGGAAGGGAAATAAGTTGAGAATGGGAATGTTCTAATGAGGCACCGGCTAAAACACCAAAATTCTTGAATACTAAAACATATTTCATTCGTTTGTCTTTGTGCAGGTCGGCAATGCGCTCCTTGTATGCAGTAACAATATTTTTCACCCTATAAAAAGGCATGTTCTCTATCGTCTCGTCATGGTTGGGTGTTTCAATTATCACTTCATGTGCTCCTATACCATTCATCATATCATACATGCCTATACCACGCTTATCAAGACCTCCTTCAATGCCTAATGCAGGAAATTTGTTTGGCACTACCCTTAGTTCCCAATTAGAGTC contains these protein-coding regions:
- the galT gene encoding galactose-1-phosphate uridylyltransferase gives rise to the protein MSELRKDPLCERWVIISTERGRRPMDFKVEKAERKKGFCPFDPGNENYVPPEIYAVRKPGSAPNDSNWELRVVPNKFPALGIEGGLDKRGIGMYDMMNGIGAHEVIIETPNHDETIENMPFYRVKNIVTAYKERIADLHKDKRMKYVLVFKNFGVLAGASLEHSHSQLISLPILPKRVSENIKGAEIYYDYRGRCAICDMLQQELYSQERIVEENDSFVSLCPFASRFPFEMQIIPREHQTHYEQQDEKTYNDFASILKSAIKKLAKALDNPPYNFVLQNAPFTEKCDDYYHWFLEIMPRLTRIAGFEWGSGFYINPTPPEEATKFLKNLTID